One Nocardioidaceae bacterium SCSIO 66511 genomic window carries:
- a CDS encoding glycosyltransferase yields MTQTETPADQPQAETAEPQTVRRVLQRVVFPADRDLDVMPLYVDYSAGMLMTSNDKAGSARGSGGKDGATPAFDAMQSARRPENVLGRHRMRIAADQRASFGTYFNGFAASYWRMWSVLSEVILRVRVRGDASVIVYRSTPDGRSQRVDSANTDDDPTGEFSFNLSLKPFADGGWYWFDVFAGGDDAVLEEAAWCADVPVERAGQGSVTIGITTYNRPDSCVELLGQIADDKDVLERIDELIVVDQGNKKVADEPMFGEVSTALGDKLRMIDQGNIGGSGGFARAQYETAKAGVSDYVLLLDDDIVAETESILRALVFGDLCTNPTIVGGHMFSLYKRSQLHSFGEKVNLYHFWWGPAPHVHPEHDFGAHGLRSTGWMHRRVDVDFNGWWMCLIPRTVIDEIGLGLPLFIKWDDSEYGIRAREAGFQTVSMPGVAVWHVPWTDKNDALDWQAYYHQRNRTVAALLHSPYDRSGSLIRQSFRHQIKHLLSMQYSTAELRLDALEDILRGPDHLHAEIGSKLAEVRAKRATYTDAQMAPHPDRFPRVRLRKPPKRGRDAGDISGRLGRVIAAGMSGIKQFRPTRAEADFNPEAQVAASDAAWWRLAQFDSAIVSTTDGTSASWYKRDRDAFRHLLTRTISLHERLHREWPHLVRQYRAAIDELTGWEAWERTFAESEANATLPTSGAEKASAESEPGESTSTSS; encoded by the coding sequence ATGACGCAGACCGAGACACCGGCGGACCAGCCACAGGCAGAGACCGCCGAGCCGCAGACCGTACGCCGGGTGCTGCAGCGTGTCGTGTTCCCGGCCGACCGCGACCTCGACGTGATGCCGCTTTACGTCGACTACAGCGCGGGCATGCTGATGACCAGCAACGACAAGGCCGGCTCGGCGCGTGGCAGCGGCGGCAAGGACGGTGCGACACCGGCGTTCGATGCGATGCAGTCGGCGCGTCGTCCCGAAAACGTCCTCGGCCGGCACCGGATGCGGATCGCGGCCGACCAGCGCGCGTCGTTCGGCACGTACTTCAACGGCTTCGCGGCCAGCTACTGGCGCATGTGGTCGGTGCTCTCCGAGGTGATCCTGCGGGTGCGCGTACGCGGTGACGCCTCCGTCATCGTCTACCGGTCGACGCCCGACGGGCGCTCGCAGCGCGTCGACTCGGCGAACACCGACGACGACCCGACGGGCGAGTTCAGCTTCAACCTGTCGCTGAAGCCGTTCGCCGACGGCGGTTGGTACTGGTTCGACGTCTTCGCCGGCGGCGACGACGCGGTCCTCGAGGAGGCCGCCTGGTGCGCCGACGTACCCGTCGAGCGGGCGGGGCAGGGCAGCGTCACGATCGGCATCACCACGTACAACCGGCCCGACTCGTGTGTCGAGCTGCTCGGTCAGATCGCCGATGACAAGGACGTTCTGGAGCGCATCGACGAGCTGATCGTCGTCGACCAGGGCAACAAGAAGGTCGCCGACGAGCCGATGTTCGGCGAGGTCTCGACCGCGCTCGGCGACAAGCTGCGGATGATCGACCAGGGCAACATCGGCGGTTCGGGCGGCTTCGCCCGGGCACAGTACGAGACCGCCAAGGCGGGCGTCAGCGACTACGTGCTGCTGCTCGATGACGACATCGTCGCCGAGACCGAGAGCATTCTGCGGGCGCTGGTGTTCGGCGACCTGTGCACCAACCCGACGATCGTCGGCGGGCACATGTTCAGCCTCTACAAGCGCTCGCAGCTGCACAGCTTCGGCGAGAAGGTCAACCTCTACCACTTCTGGTGGGGTCCCGCGCCGCACGTACACCCCGAGCACGACTTCGGTGCGCACGGCCTGCGCAGCACCGGCTGGATGCACCGCCGGGTCGACGTCGACTTCAACGGCTGGTGGATGTGCCTCATCCCGCGCACGGTGATCGACGAGATCGGTCTCGGCTTGCCGTTGTTCATCAAATGGGACGACTCCGAGTACGGCATCCGCGCCCGCGAGGCCGGATTCCAGACCGTTTCCATGCCCGGCGTCGCGGTGTGGCACGTCCCGTGGACCGATAAGAACGACGCACTCGACTGGCAGGCGTACTACCACCAGCGCAACCGTACGGTCGCCGCGTTGCTGCACTCGCCGTACGACCGCAGCGGCAGCCTGATCCGGCAGAGCTTCCGGCACCAGATCAAGCACCTGCTGTCGATGCAGTACTCCACGGCCGAGCTGCGTCTCGACGCGCTCGAGGACATCCTGCGCGGGCCCGATCACCTGCACGCGGAGATCGGCTCCAAACTCGCCGAGGTACGCGCGAAGCGCGCCACCTACACCGATGCCCAGATGGCGCCGCATCCCGACCGCTTCCCGCGCGTACGCCTGCGTAAGCCGCCGAAGCGCGGTCGCGACGCCGGCGATATCAGTGGTCGTCTCGGCAGAGTGATCGCCGCGGGAATGTCTGGCATCAAGCAGTTCCGACCGACCCGCGCCGAAGCCGACTTCAACCCCGAAGCCCAGGTGGCTGCGTCGGATGCAGCCTGGTGGCGCCTCGCGCAGTTCGACTCGGCGATCGTCTCGACCACCGATGGCACGTCGGCGTCGTGGTACAAGCGCGACCGCGATGCGTTCCGGCATCTGCTCACCCGTACGATCAGCCTGCACGAGCGGCTGCATCGCGAGTGGCCGCATCTGGTGCGCCAGTACCGCGCCGCGATCGACGAGCTGACCGGCTGGGAGGCCTGGGAGCGTACGTTCGCCGAGTCCGAGGCCAACGCAACCCTCCCGACCAGCGGTGCCGAGAAGGCGTCGGCCGAGAGCGAGCCAGGAGAAAGTACGAGTACCTCGTCATGA
- a CDS encoding ABC transporter permease: MTMAPERADDHPHGPLRPPGESSGLFGVFRRRYLLKLLVQKELKNRYQVSLLGLLWSYIKPGFRFVMYLTVIGIGLKMGKQVDHFPLHILCGLIIVHMATESMNSGTKSITGNRQLVGKMNVPREMLPMTSLLVSSYHTLPQYVILIGACIFAGWSVSVYGVVAALLGFAIIWLFGLIYSLIAGALNVVYRDFNNFSQTISQMVMWFTTMIYPWTNVVDLGPAVSVPYQFNPIAMAVLLTQRGFWYETVDNPAPGTMPDHLLLKGSIMLVVLVLLVFVAQRVFSRLEGRFAEYI, translated from the coding sequence ATGACGATGGCGCCTGAGCGCGCGGACGATCACCCGCACGGCCCGCTGCGGCCTCCCGGCGAGTCCAGCGGCCTGTTCGGGGTCTTCCGCCGCCGCTACCTGCTGAAGCTACTCGTTCAGAAGGAGCTCAAGAACCGCTACCAGGTCAGCCTGCTCGGGCTGCTCTGGAGCTACATCAAACCGGGTTTCCGGTTCGTGATGTACCTCACCGTGATCGGCATCGGCCTGAAGATGGGCAAGCAGGTCGATCACTTCCCGCTGCACATCCTGTGCGGGCTGATCATCGTGCACATGGCGACCGAGTCGATGAACTCCGGCACCAAGTCGATCACCGGCAACCGGCAGCTCGTCGGCAAGATGAACGTACCGCGCGAGATGCTTCCGATGACCTCGCTGCTGGTTTCGTCGTACCACACCTTGCCGCAGTACGTGATCCTGATCGGCGCCTGCATCTTCGCGGGCTGGTCGGTCTCGGTGTACGGCGTCGTGGCCGCGCTGCTGGGCTTTGCGATCATCTGGTTGTTCGGGCTGATCTACTCGCTGATCGCCGGCGCGCTCAACGTCGTCTACCGCGACTTCAACAACTTCTCGCAGACGATCTCGCAGATGGTCATGTGGTTCACGACGATGATCTATCCGTGGACGAACGTAGTCGACCTCGGCCCCGCCGTGAGCGTTCCGTACCAGTTCAACCCGATCGCGATGGCGGTTCTGTTGACCCAGCGGGGTTTCTGGTACGAGACCGTCGACAACCCCGCACCCGGAACGATGCCCGACCACCTGCTGCTCAAGGGCAGCATCATGCTCGTGGTCCTGGTGCTACTTGTCTTCGTCGCCCAGCGGGTGTTCTCTCGCCTCGAGGGCAGATTCGCGGAGTACATCTGA
- a CDS encoding ABC transporter ATP-binding protein has translation MAQSVVVDHVSKKFSLHNARTLKQRLVAARKGVAINESFMAIDDVSFDVQEGQSIGLMGLNGSGKSTMLRLINGVLRPDSGEVLVRGRVAGLIEISAGFQKQLSGRENIYLNAALNGMSEAETNAKFDEILDFAQIEKFLDTPVQHYSSGMKARLGFAVAIAADSDVFIIDEVLAVGDPPFKKKCMKRIHEIRAEGRTVLFVSHNTNQVRKLCDRALVLERGRLVFDGSVDDAAKRLHYDADEDLDPDGAADF, from the coding sequence ATGGCGCAGTCGGTGGTCGTCGACCACGTTTCCAAGAAGTTCAGCCTGCACAACGCGCGTACGCTCAAGCAGCGGCTGGTTGCGGCGCGCAAAGGCGTGGCGATCAACGAGTCGTTCATGGCGATCGACGACGTCTCCTTCGACGTACAGGAGGGCCAGTCGATCGGCCTGATGGGGCTGAACGGCTCCGGTAAGTCGACCATGCTGCGGCTGATCAACGGCGTGCTCCGGCCCGACTCGGGTGAGGTTCTCGTACGCGGCCGCGTTGCGGGTCTGATCGAGATCTCGGCGGGGTTCCAGAAGCAGCTGTCCGGACGCGAGAACATCTACCTGAACGCCGCCCTGAACGGTATGAGCGAAGCCGAGACCAACGCGAAGTTCGACGAGATCCTCGACTTCGCGCAGATCGAGAAGTTCCTCGACACACCCGTTCAGCACTACTCGTCGGGTATGAAGGCGCGTCTGGGGTTCGCGGTCGCGATCGCCGCCGACTCCGATGTGTTCATCATCGACGAGGTCCTTGCGGTGGGCGATCCGCCGTTCAAGAAGAAGTGCATGAAGCGCATCCATGAGATCCGCGCCGAGGGCCGCACGGTGCTCTTCGTCAGCCACAACACCAACCAGGTACGCAAACTGTGCGATCGGGCACTCGTCCTCGAGCGCGGCCGCCTGGTGTTCGACGGCTCGGTCGACGATGCGGCGAAGCGGCTGCACTACGACGCCGACGAGGACCTCGACCCCGACGGCGCCGCAGACTTCTGA
- a CDS encoding TIGR03089 family protein: protein MTIPKLLADAVSRDPARPFITFYDHASGERVELSRATTANWVAKTANMLQDSLAASAGASIAVDLPPHWERAVWLLAAWEVGCVVRLGAPDAATDVAVVGPDALDTDLPDADEVVALSLRPLGARFQTALPAGVTDYNADVLGHGDRFAAYDPPTPDAPAAVLDGTVHSHAECVTAASARAERWARPEPRVLVAGTTGDHDSVDILLGALSADASLVLVAEPDPARLESLTADEHVTDTDPPPQ from the coding sequence GTGACGATCCCGAAACTCCTCGCCGACGCTGTCTCCCGTGACCCAGCGCGTCCGTTCATCACGTTCTACGACCACGCGAGCGGTGAGCGCGTCGAGTTGAGCCGCGCGACGACCGCCAACTGGGTCGCCAAGACCGCGAACATGCTGCAGGACTCGCTTGCGGCGAGCGCGGGGGCCTCGATCGCCGTCGATCTCCCGCCGCATTGGGAGCGTGCCGTATGGCTGCTCGCCGCCTGGGAGGTCGGATGCGTCGTGCGGCTGGGTGCACCTGACGCGGCGACCGATGTCGCGGTGGTCGGACCGGACGCATTGGACACCGATCTGCCCGACGCGGACGAGGTGGTCGCACTGTCGTTGCGCCCGCTCGGTGCGCGGTTCCAGACGGCGCTGCCGGCAGGCGTGACCGACTACAACGCCGACGTACTGGGCCACGGTGACCGCTTCGCTGCGTACGACCCGCCGACTCCCGATGCGCCGGCAGCCGTGCTCGACGGCACGGTCCACAGCCACGCGGAGTGCGTCACCGCGGCGTCCGCGCGCGCCGAGCGGTGGGCCCGCCCGGAGCCACGCGTGCTCGTCGCGGGTACGACCGGCGACCACGACTCGGTCGACATCCTGCTCGGTGCGCTGAGCGCCGATGCGTCGTTGGTGCTGGTCGCCGAGCCGGACCCGGCGCGGCTGGAGTCACTGACCGCCGACGAGCACGTCACGGACACCGATCCACCGCCGCAGTGA
- a CDS encoding NDP-sugar synthase: protein MRAIIIAGGFGTRLRPLTTRHPKHVLPVAGVPFLLHQLSKLAAIGIDEVVLAASYRAEQFEPIVSAAKGIGVTVRVETEEQPLGTGGAIRHAAESMGVRPDEAVVVLNGDQLSGHDIAAQTAAFDDAGADVSLHLVSVDDPRSYGCVPTDDTGRVTAFLEKSPDPVTHQVNAGCYVFRGSAIDAIPPGTPISVERETFPELLRSGALVIGHVDDGYWLDVGTPDALVRASRDIVTGVVTTPAYPHQPAEHHIDASADIDDSASVHGGSAISAGAVVEARARVEGSVVMAGAVVAADATVVGSVIGPYARVGARTVVHGAALGDEATVGADCELIAGARIACGAAIADGAVRFSSG, encoded by the coding sequence ATGCGTGCCATCATCATCGCCGGCGGATTCGGGACCCGGCTGCGTCCACTGACCACTCGCCACCCCAAGCACGTGCTGCCTGTCGCCGGGGTTCCGTTCCTGTTGCATCAGCTCAGCAAGCTCGCTGCGATCGGCATCGATGAGGTCGTGCTCGCCGCTTCGTATCGCGCCGAGCAGTTCGAGCCCATCGTCAGCGCGGCGAAGGGCATCGGCGTCACCGTCCGGGTCGAGACCGAAGAGCAGCCGCTCGGCACCGGCGGCGCGATCCGCCACGCGGCCGAGTCGATGGGCGTACGCCCCGACGAAGCGGTCGTCGTGCTGAACGGCGATCAGCTCTCCGGGCACGACATCGCAGCGCAGACAGCCGCCTTCGACGACGCGGGCGCCGACGTCAGCCTGCATCTCGTCTCGGTCGACGACCCGCGGTCGTACGGCTGCGTGCCGACCGACGATACGGGCCGTGTCACCGCATTCCTGGAGAAGTCTCCGGATCCGGTCACCCACCAGGTCAACGCGGGTTGTTATGTGTTCCGGGGGTCGGCCATCGACGCGATTCCGCCCGGTACGCCGATCTCGGTGGAGCGCGAGACCTTCCCCGAGCTGCTGCGTTCCGGTGCCCTCGTCATCGGGCACGTCGACGACGGCTACTGGCTCGACGTCGGTACGCCGGACGCGCTGGTCCGGGCATCGCGCGACATCGTGACCGGCGTTGTGACGACGCCCGCGTACCCGCATCAGCCGGCGGAGCACCACATCGACGCGAGCGCAGACATCGATGACTCGGCGTCGGTACACGGCGGCTCGGCGATCTCGGCCGGCGCCGTCGTCGAGGCGCGTGCACGTGTCGAGGGCAGTGTCGTCATGGCCGGCGCCGTCGTTGCAGCCGATGCGACGGTCGTCGGATCGGTCATCGGTCCGTACGCCAGGGTCGGCGCGCGTACGGTCGTTCACGGCGCGGCGCTCGGCGACGAGGCGACTGTCGGCGCTGACTGCGAGCTGATTGCGGGCGCCCGGATCGCATGCGGTGCGGCGATCGCGGACGGCGCGGTCCGCTTCAGCAGCGGCTGA
- the cofE gene encoding coenzyme F420-0:L-glutamate ligase produces the protein MTGENSDLSITAVRGIPEVAHGDDLAALIAEHLDRPLRAYDVVVVTSKVVSKALGLVTRAERESLVDEATERVVARRGTTRIVRTKHGLTMAAAGIDASNVEIGSAITLPADPDGAAAALRTSLLERFPDAASGLGVVVTDTAGRPWRIGQTDLAIGCAGLLPLRSYEGQYDAYGNELRVTAPAIADEVAAAADLVTGKVTGLPVAVVRGLGAAYFCGDNGPGATALVRDDGGDLFGLGANEAVRQAVGTSPGRPRGFADLDDDVVGIALGPVDSEVLSIEVSDESITVAAAPGADRSECLVAYGALLERFRVLDRAYGTSHSALLRRDV, from the coding sequence ATGACCGGCGAGAACTCCGATCTGTCCATCACCGCCGTTCGCGGCATACCCGAGGTCGCCCACGGCGACGATCTCGCCGCACTGATCGCCGAGCACCTCGACCGGCCGCTACGTGCCTACGACGTCGTCGTGGTCACCAGCAAGGTCGTGAGCAAGGCGCTCGGACTCGTCACTCGCGCCGAGCGGGAGTCGTTGGTCGACGAGGCGACCGAACGCGTCGTCGCACGTCGCGGCACGACCCGGATCGTGCGTACGAAACACGGGCTCACCATGGCTGCGGCGGGCATCGACGCCTCCAACGTCGAGATCGGCTCCGCGATCACCTTGCCGGCCGACCCCGACGGCGCGGCCGCCGCATTGCGTACCTCGCTGCTGGAACGCTTTCCCGACGCCGCGAGCGGACTCGGCGTCGTCGTCACCGACACCGCGGGACGACCGTGGCGCATCGGGCAGACCGACCTGGCGATCGGCTGCGCCGGCCTGCTACCGCTGCGCTCGTACGAAGGCCAGTACGACGCGTACGGCAACGAGCTCCGGGTGACGGCACCCGCGATCGCCGACGAGGTCGCGGCCGCCGCCGATCTGGTGACGGGCAAGGTGACCGGGCTCCCCGTCGCGGTGGTGCGCGGGCTGGGCGCGGCCTACTTCTGCGGCGACAACGGTCCGGGAGCGACGGCGTTGGTCCGCGATGACGGCGGAGACCTGTTCGGTCTCGGCGCCAACGAGGCGGTACGACAGGCGGTCGGCACCTCGCCCGGCCGGCCGCGCGGCTTCGCAGACCTCGACGACGATGTCGTCGGCATCGCGCTCGGGCCGGTCGACTCCGAGGTGCTGTCGATCGAGGTGAGCGACGAGTCGATCACGGTCGCCGCAGCGCCGGGCGCCGACCGATCGGAGTGCTTGGTCGCATACGGAGCGTTGCTCGAACGATTTCGGGTGCTCGACCGCGCGTACGGCACGTCACACAGCGCACTGCTACGCCGCGACGTGTGA
- the cofD gene encoding 2-phospho-L-lactate transferase: MHLTALSGGIGGARFLTGLRSVLGPDDDLTVIGNTADDIWLFGLKVCPDLDSVMYTLGNGIDPERGWGRADETWHVKEELAAYGVEPTWFGLGDRDLATHVVRTQMLGAGYTLTQVTEALCARWQPGVRLLPMSDDRVETHIVIDDETAASGQRVVHFQEYWVRMRASVPVRGVVEVGVEQAKPGPDVLDAIANADAVIVPPSNPIVSVGTILAVPGIEEAVRTARGPVVGVSPIIDGAAVRGMADQLLEGLGVEVSTQGVATRYGARSAGGVLDGWLVDARDESSVGPLTDAGIAARAVPLLMTDPAATEQLARDTLALASELSR; the protein is encoded by the coding sequence ATGCATCTCACCGCTTTGTCGGGCGGCATCGGCGGCGCCCGCTTCCTCACGGGGCTGCGTTCCGTGCTCGGCCCGGACGACGATCTGACGGTCATCGGCAACACGGCCGACGACATCTGGCTCTTCGGGCTCAAGGTGTGTCCGGACCTCGACAGCGTCATGTACACGCTCGGCAACGGAATAGACCCCGAGCGCGGCTGGGGCCGTGCCGACGAGACCTGGCACGTCAAGGAGGAGCTCGCTGCGTACGGCGTCGAGCCCACGTGGTTCGGACTCGGTGACCGCGACCTCGCAACCCATGTCGTACGCACCCAGATGCTCGGCGCGGGCTACACGCTCACGCAGGTCACCGAGGCACTGTGCGCGCGCTGGCAACCGGGCGTACGCCTGCTGCCCATGAGCGATGATCGCGTAGAGACACATATCGTCATCGACGACGAGACCGCGGCGAGCGGGCAACGAGTCGTGCATTTCCAGGAGTACTGGGTACGGATGCGCGCCTCTGTTCCGGTCCGTGGCGTGGTCGAGGTCGGCGTCGAGCAGGCGAAGCCAGGCCCTGACGTACTCGACGCAATCGCAAACGCCGACGCGGTGATCGTGCCGCCGTCGAACCCGATCGTGTCCGTCGGGACGATCCTCGCGGTGCCCGGCATCGAAGAAGCGGTACGTACGGCCCGCGGCCCGGTGGTCGGGGTCTCCCCGATCATCGACGGTGCCGCGGTGCGCGGTATGGCCGACCAGCTCCTCGAGGGTCTCGGCGTCGAGGTCAGCACACAGGGTGTCGCCACCCGTTACGGCGCTCGGTCGGCGGGCGGCGTACTCGACGGCTGGCTGGTCGACGCGCGGGACGAGAGCAGCGTTGGTCCGCTCACGGATGCGGGCATCGCAGCGCGCGCAGTGCCCCTGCTGATGACGGATCCGGCCGCGACCGAGCAGCTCGCCCGCGACACCCTCGCCTTGGCGTCCGAGCTGTCCCGATGA
- a CDS encoding WhiB family transcriptional regulator: MAEPEMLPVDAEEELSWQERALCAQTDPEAFFPEKGGSTREAKRVCTTCEVRDECLEYALMHDERFGIWGGLSERERRKLKRRAV, encoded by the coding sequence ATGGCAGAGCCAGAGATGCTCCCGGTTGACGCCGAAGAAGAGTTGAGTTGGCAGGAGCGTGCACTCTGCGCACAAACCGATCCGGAAGCGTTCTTTCCGGAGAAGGGTGGGTCGACGCGAGAGGCAAAACGCGTCTGCACCACGTGCGAGGTACGCGACGAATGCCTCGAGTACGCGCTGATGCACGACGAACGGTTCGGCATCTGGGGCGGGCTGTCGGAGCGCGAACGCCGAAAGCTCAAACGCCGCGCCGTTTGA